A single window of Paenibacillus sp. FSL H8-0537 DNA harbors:
- a CDS encoding methyl-accepting chemotaxis protein, with amino-acid sequence MNIRKKLISGFAAVLLLTLTVGAISLFQLTSLNQAYQDLLNDRVQKIIWVNKLKALTMSEFSYVRGHLITGGSSQLEKYEADRRSFADTINQLRSSIKSQLAIELTEELKQLEADYNAASLEFIAAKQQGDMDQVILLLETKGMPISEKFLSAATELEKYQTDMLNEGKVSLTKQVSEVQTIIITTIIVAMVLGIALALLIGQMIARPVQKVAQAARQIADGDLTGADIVLRQKDEIGAMALDFNRMKQNLRQLMLAINHNAVEVEAASKELSGGAEQAVMASNHIAESVQEVSEASDQQSASINENKQAIEESAISIQRIADSATVTSESSELALQQAERGSALLGETIGQMKQLHQTIDQSAAVIYELGEQSRAIEGITQFIREIANQTNLLSLNASIEAARAGEGGRGFAVVAGEVKKLAEQTGEASDKIAVSIRAMVDKVNGAVVSMQKGSGEVESSTAYMNQTGEAFEQVYAAIRTVTSQVQEVSASAEELAASTEQQLATEEQLVVLANNISGNSQSVAAVCEEQLASMEEISASAESLSQMANVLRGEIQKFTFEKEQA; translated from the coding sequence GTGAATATTAGAAAAAAACTGATTTCAGGTTTTGCAGCAGTATTATTGCTTACTTTGACCGTCGGCGCAATAAGCTTGTTTCAGCTTACGTCTCTTAATCAGGCCTATCAGGATTTGCTGAATGACCGTGTTCAGAAAATTATTTGGGTGAATAAGCTTAAGGCATTAACGATGAGTGAATTCAGCTATGTAAGGGGGCACTTAATTACAGGGGGCTCTTCGCAGTTGGAAAAATATGAAGCGGATCGCCGATCGTTTGCCGATACGATCAACCAATTGAGGAGCAGCATTAAATCGCAGCTGGCGATCGAATTAACCGAGGAGCTCAAGCAGTTGGAAGCAGATTATAATGCGGCATCGCTGGAGTTTATTGCAGCCAAACAGCAAGGTGATATGGATCAGGTGATCTTATTGCTTGAAACAAAGGGTATGCCAATTTCAGAGAAGTTTTTGAGTGCCGCTACTGAGCTGGAGAAATATCAGACGGATATGCTAAATGAAGGAAAGGTCAGCTTGACTAAGCAAGTCAGCGAGGTGCAGACGATCATTATAACAACGATTATCGTCGCTATGGTTCTTGGTATCGCTCTTGCATTGCTCATTGGACAAATGATTGCCCGTCCTGTCCAGAAGGTAGCCCAGGCAGCGCGGCAAATCGCAGATGGCGACCTGACGGGAGCAGATATTGTGCTGCGACAGAAGGATGAAATCGGAGCGATGGCTTTGGATTTCAATAGAATGAAGCAAAATTTGCGGCAGTTGATGCTGGCCATCAATCATAATGCGGTGGAGGTTGAAGCAGCGTCGAAGGAGCTTTCTGGCGGGGCGGAGCAGGCAGTAATGGCTTCCAACCATATAGCGGAGTCTGTGCAGGAGGTATCGGAAGCATCGGATCAGCAGTCTGCCAGCATTAATGAGAATAAGCAGGCGATTGAAGAGAGCGCCATCAGCATTCAGCGTATTGCCGATTCAGCTACGGTTACTTCGGAATCGTCCGAGCTTGCCTTACAGCAGGCAGAACGCGGCAGTGCGCTGCTCGGTGAGACGATTGGCCAAATGAAGCAGCTCCACCAGACCATTGATCAATCTGCTGCTGTCATTTACGAGCTTGGCGAGCAATCGCGGGCAATTGAGGGAATTACACAGTTTATTCGCGAAATTGCCAATCAGACAAACCTGCTGTCGCTGAACGCATCCATCGAGGCGGCACGTGCAGGCGAAGGCGGCAGAGGCTTTGCTGTCGTTGCTGGCGAGGTGAAAAAGCTGGCTGAGCAGACCGGTGAAGCATCCGATAAAATCGCCGTTTCCATTCGGGCTATGGTGGACAAGGTGAATGGCGCAGTCGTGTCCATGCAGAAGGGCTCTGGTGAGGTTGAGTCCAGCACCGCTTATATGAATCAGACAGGCGAAGCTTTTGAGCAGGTTTATGCGGCAATTCGTACGGTAACCAGCCAAGTTCAGGAAGTATCGGCATCGGCGGAGGAACTGGCCGCTTCGACAGAGCAGCAGCTCGCAACCGAGGAGCAGTTGGTCGTGCTTGCGAATAACATTTCGGGCAATTCTCAAAGCGTGGCTGCCGTTTGCGAGGAGCAGCTGGCATCGATGGAGGAAATTTCAGCTTCGGCCGAGTCGCTGAGCCAGATGGCTAATGTGCTGCGGGGCGAAATCCAGAAGTTTACTTTTGAGAAAGAGCAGGCGTAA
- a CDS encoding GPR1/FUN34/YaaH family transporter, which produces MQKESSNVKIMNADPSALGLFGLAIVTLVASSQKLGITTGYSFVIPWAIFLGAFAQLFACIQDSKRNNTFGTTAFGAYAFFWFAVATSWMFKMGVFGTALAGDVDGKQLGFAFAGYLVFTLFMTIGAVETNRVLLIIFCLIDLLFLGLTLDAFGVAPEIFHTLAAYSELAIGIVSLYGCGASVLNAHFGRSFLPIGKPFGIFKPRA; this is translated from the coding sequence ATGCAAAAGGAATCATCGAACGTCAAAATTATGAATGCTGATCCGAGCGCCCTAGGCTTATTCGGACTAGCCATCGTCACCTTGGTCGCATCATCCCAAAAGCTCGGAATTACAACGGGCTACAGCTTCGTTATCCCATGGGCCATCTTCCTGGGCGCATTCGCCCAGTTATTCGCTTGCATTCAAGATTCCAAGCGGAACAATACATTCGGTACGACAGCTTTCGGCGCTTATGCGTTTTTCTGGTTTGCAGTCGCAACAAGCTGGATGTTTAAAATGGGTGTCTTTGGCACCGCGCTCGCAGGCGATGTTGATGGCAAGCAGCTCGGCTTCGCTTTCGCCGGCTATCTCGTATTTACTTTGTTTATGACCATTGGCGCGGTTGAAACGAACCGTGTGCTGCTGATCATTTTCTGCTTGATTGATCTATTGTTCCTAGGACTTACGCTCGATGCTTTCGGTGTTGCACCTGAAATTTTCCATACGCTGGCTGCCTACTCCGAGCTCGCTATCGGCATCGTATCGCTTTACGGCTGCGGCGCTTCCGTGCTTAACGCTCATTTCGGCCGGAGCTTCCTGCCGATTGGCAAGCCGTTCGGCATTTTCAAGCCACGCGCTTAG
- a CDS encoding YkvA family protein yields MDNLITGQPYRFKDEQEQQTAPEDTPNVNEWTSKIGDSAKQEKYVKQGFLRKIKKHAKKIPFAKHAVAMYYCAVDANTPTSAKVIAIGALAYILLPIDLIPDFVLGIGYTDDAAAFWAAYRSISIHVTDAHTEMAEQWFAN; encoded by the coding sequence ATGGATAACTTGATTACAGGCCAGCCTTACCGCTTTAAGGATGAACAGGAGCAGCAGACGGCACCCGAGGATACGCCGAATGTGAATGAGTGGACGTCCAAAATTGGCGATTCCGCCAAACAGGAAAAGTATGTGAAGCAAGGCTTTCTGCGTAAAATTAAAAAACACGCAAAAAAAATCCCTTTTGCGAAGCACGCCGTTGCTATGTACTACTGCGCCGTTGACGCCAATACGCCTACTTCGGCTAAAGTCATTGCCATTGGGGCACTCGCTTATATTTTGCTGCCGATTGATTTGATTCCGGATTTTGTGCTCGGCATTGGCTATACCGATGATGCAGCAGCCTTCTGGGCGGCATACCGCAGCATCAGCATCCATGTGACGGACGCACATACGGAGATGGCGGAGCAGTGGTTTGCGAATTAA
- a CDS encoding S-layer homology domain-containing protein, translating into MKMKSAKLIMLIVLALFLQMAWPGSPIQQIHAAALVSGDFEYENNGNGTATITKYLGSAGYVNIPKSINGLNVTIIGSGSFARSQLTSVTIPDGVTFIGAQAFYFSQLTSVSIPYGVYAIGVGAFSNSQLRSVTIPDSVKRIFNDAFSHNQLTSLVIPEGVTDIDSGAFSYNQLTSLSIPDGVRALRADVFSHNELTSISLPDSIYEIYQNAFSYNQLTSLTLPVGVFGVAGEAFSNNQLSKVLVKGDSTYINHAAFSDNPSGLTLIGYDNAEQFADAQGYSFERFAPINVDFSPDGNLNWQKTHSTDVNISLPSLPGTEIIKYQWSTSAAIPLSGAWNLFDSNVSIAAPTQTGQWHLHVWAKDSNGFDFYYVSHPFFIDVTPPDIVLTTATPSSNQSVSVTASVYDSHSGTVETKWATGIQSVSYFEQSGTTLTLIDNKATLSIAENSWLSIYVKDQAGNEYVKQVQIVSPSPLPSSGGAGGGSLPIVSGNTDIKQVNVLVNGKALVLNKISDTAYTAETEASQITLSPDVAANATKVTAYINGKSVSLDSPIDLKEGDNRIEVTVQAADGATKTYTITIVRKAQPSAPNTSTFTDVNEHWASEAIQEMTASGIVSGYPDGSFRPNAPVTRAEFVVMIMKAAGTNTGNSGGAASFTDGTAISTWAKSAVEEAVSKGIVSGYADGSFRPKERITRAELVTMVARAFNIAVVQGDSSFTDSASIPNWASGAAEALKQKGVLQGRKDGQFDGQAEASRAEAITILWQLLSSQS; encoded by the coding sequence ATGAAAATGAAATCTGCTAAATTAATCATGCTGATTGTTCTCGCTTTATTTCTACAAATGGCATGGCCGGGCTCTCCTATACAGCAAATACATGCTGCTGCTTTAGTTTCAGGTGATTTTGAGTATGAAAATAATGGAAATGGGACAGCTACCATTACGAAATACTTAGGAAGTGCGGGGTATGTCAACATTCCAAAATCCATTAATGGGCTGAATGTAACCATAATTGGATCAGGGTCATTTGCCCGTAGTCAATTAACAAGCGTTACTATTCCTGATGGTGTAACATTCATAGGTGCTCAAGCTTTTTACTTCAGTCAACTAACTAGTGTTTCAATTCCGTACGGTGTTTATGCGATTGGAGTAGGAGCTTTTTCTAATAGCCAATTAAGAAGTGTTACTATACCGGATAGTGTTAAAAGAATTTTCAACGATGCCTTTTCGCATAATCAGTTAACGAGTCTTGTTATTCCTGAAGGTGTCACTGATATTGATTCAGGAGCTTTTTCATACAACCAATTAACCAGCCTCTCTATCCCTGACGGTGTGAGGGCCCTCCGTGCGGACGTTTTTTCACATAACGAACTCACTAGTATCTCGCTACCTGATAGTATCTATGAAATTTATCAGAATGCTTTTTCCTATAATCAACTAACCTCCCTTACTCTCCCTGTGGGTGTCTTCGGTGTTGCAGGGGAGGCTTTTTCCAATAATCAATTATCAAAGGTACTTGTTAAAGGCGATTCTACATACATTAATCACGCTGCTTTTAGCGATAATCCATCAGGACTCACCCTAATTGGTTACGACAATGCAGAGCAATTTGCCGATGCCCAAGGATATTCATTTGAGCGATTTGCACCGATTAATGTCGATTTTAGCCCAGATGGAAACTTGAATTGGCAAAAGACGCATTCAACAGATGTAAATATATCTCTTCCCTCCTTACCCGGTACTGAAATAATTAAATACCAGTGGTCTACAAGCGCTGCTATTCCTTTGTCCGGAGCATGGAATTTATTTGACTCCAATGTTTCTATTGCCGCTCCTACGCAAACTGGCCAATGGCATTTACATGTATGGGCAAAGGATTCTAACGGGTTTGACTTCTATTATGTGTCCCATCCTTTTTTTATTGATGTTACACCACCAGATATTGTATTGACGACAGCTACACCTTCATCGAACCAGTCGGTTAGTGTCACTGCTTCCGTATATGATTCGCATAGCGGAACCGTTGAAACGAAATGGGCAACCGGCATTCAATCCGTCTCCTATTTTGAACAAAGCGGAACTACACTTACCTTAATCGATAATAAAGCAACATTGAGCATAGCGGAAAATAGCTGGCTGAGCATCTATGTCAAAGATCAAGCAGGAAACGAGTATGTAAAACAGGTGCAAATTGTCTCCCCTTCTCCATTACCTAGCAGCGGCGGAGCTGGCGGAGGAAGCCTTCCTATTGTTTCCGGCAACACAGATATTAAACAGGTCAATGTCCTAGTAAATGGTAAAGCATTAGTACTGAATAAAATCAGTGATACGGCCTATACCGCAGAAACAGAAGCCAGCCAGATTACCCTCAGCCCTGATGTTGCTGCTAACGCAACGAAAGTTACGGCGTATATTAATGGAAAGTCCGTTAGTCTGGACAGCCCTATTGATCTCAAAGAAGGCGATAACCGAATTGAAGTGACTGTACAGGCAGCAGACGGGGCGACAAAAACTTACACTATTACCATTGTCCGCAAAGCCCAGCCTTCCGCTCCTAATACGTCTACGTTCACTGATGTGAACGAGCACTGGGCATCGGAAGCCATTCAGGAAATGACTGCTAGCGGCATTGTAAGCGGCTATCCTGATGGTTCATTCCGTCCAAATGCCCCTGTAACACGAGCAGAGTTCGTAGTCATGATCATGAAAGCCGCAGGAACAAACACAGGTAACAGCGGAGGAGCTGCAAGCTTCACCGACGGTACCGCAATTAGCACTTGGGCAAAGTCTGCAGTTGAAGAGGCGGTCAGCAAGGGCATCGTAAGCGGCTATGCCGACGGCAGTTTCCGGCCAAAAGAACGTATTACACGTGCGGAGCTCGTAACCATGGTTGCCAGAGCATTTAATATTGCTGTTGTTCAAGGCGATTCTAGCTTCACAGATAGTGCAAGCATTCCTAACTGGGCAAGTGGCGCAGCCGAGGCGCTGAAACAAAAAGGGGTATTGCAAGGACGTAAAGACGGACAGTTTGACGGGCAGGCAGAGGCCTCTCGCGCTGAGGCTATTACAATACTGTGGCAATTATTAAGCAGCCAATCCTAG
- a CDS encoding VOC family protein translates to MSIKGLAHVAIQAKNYQETIAFYTLALGFKVGHHWSLPSFQIKEASMLISPDGRTCLEIFDNEAVIPAQGRKAASDEEVVHGALLHLAFYVDQVDVIYQKSLAHGAKAYIEPSELALGEPPLLVRNALVYSPNGEVIEFIEDVDFDRSGLLEEERTLL, encoded by the coding sequence ATGAGTATAAAAGGACTTGCGCACGTAGCTATTCAAGCTAAAAATTATCAAGAAACGATTGCGTTTTACACGCTGGCCTTAGGTTTTAAGGTGGGGCATCATTGGAGCTTGCCGTCGTTTCAGATCAAGGAAGCGTCCATGCTGATTTCGCCTGACGGACGGACCTGCCTAGAGATTTTCGATAATGAGGCCGTCATTCCGGCACAAGGGAGAAAAGCTGCTTCTGATGAGGAGGTAGTCCATGGGGCGCTGCTGCATCTGGCCTTTTATGTTGATCAAGTGGATGTCATTTATCAGAAGTCGCTTGCCCACGGAGCGAAGGCGTATATAGAGCCTAGCGAGCTTGCCCTTGGGGAGCCGCCGCTGCTCGTCAGAAATGCGCTCGTCTATAGCCCGAATGGCGAGGTAATCGAGTTTATTGAGGATGTGGATTTTGATCGTTCGGGTCTTTTGGAGGAGGAGCGGACGCTGCTTTGA
- a CDS encoding Lrp/AsnC family transcriptional regulator, translated as MDHLIDDIDKKIMQLLQQNARMPISQISKQIAMSPPSVKERIMKLEEKNIIASYTTVFCLQELNRGMTTFILVKTEQCQELVDFCHNAGEVTDLFRISGEYNYLIKIQTGSVGEVAAFQDTLVTLGASKSHISMKNIIENRVLL; from the coding sequence ATGGATCATCTCATTGATGATATTGATAAAAAAATTATGCAGCTGCTTCAGCAAAATGCCCGAATGCCCATCTCACAAATCAGCAAACAAATCGCCATGTCTCCCCCTTCGGTTAAAGAAAGAATAATGAAGCTGGAAGAGAAAAATATTATAGCTTCATACACAACCGTATTCTGTTTGCAGGAGCTGAATCGCGGAATGACCACCTTTATTCTCGTGAAAACAGAGCAATGCCAAGAGCTGGTCGATTTTTGCCACAACGCTGGTGAAGTAACAGATTTATTTCGAATAAGCGGGGAATATAATTATTTAATCAAAATACAAACCGGCTCCGTCGGCGAGGTTGCCGCTTTTCAAGATACGCTGGTCACGCTTGGAGCCTCCAAATCGCATATTAGTATGAAAAATATAATCGAGAACAGGGTTTTGCTCTAA
- a CDS encoding organic hydroperoxide resistance protein codes for MQNLYTATVTAVGGRDGQLKSEDGILELAIRAPKELGGPGGATNPEQLFAGGYAACFESALNVVARMKKIKVEKTQVTAHVTLGKEEDGGYGLEAKLDISVVGVDADVAKELVEAAHQVCPYSRATRGNMKVELNIV; via the coding sequence ATGCAAAATTTATACACAGCTACAGTAACAGCAGTAGGCGGAAGAGACGGTCAGCTTAAATCCGAGGACGGCATTTTGGAATTAGCAATTCGCGCACCTAAGGAGCTAGGCGGCCCAGGCGGCGCCACGAATCCAGAGCAGCTTTTTGCTGGCGGCTATGCGGCTTGCTTTGAAAGTGCCTTGAACGTTGTCGCAAGAATGAAAAAGATCAAGGTTGAGAAGACGCAGGTTACAGCGCATGTCACGCTCGGCAAAGAAGAAGATGGCGGCTACGGTCTGGAAGCGAAGCTGGACATTTCCGTAGTTGGCGTAGATGCAGATGTGGCGAAGGAGCTTGTTGAAGCGGCGCATCAGGTTTGCCCGTATTCAAGAGCAACAAGAGGAAACATGAAAGTCGAATTGAACATCGTTTAA
- a CDS encoding putative quinol monooxygenase encodes MIIVQAFLKVQADAREAFIEQAKILIAATQQEPGNISYKLYEDAEQPSHFVMLEEWQDQQAIDEHNGSAHYTAFAGFARGVLAAPPELKLSTPKQ; translated from the coding sequence ATGATTATTGTACAAGCTTTTTTGAAGGTACAAGCAGACGCACGTGAGGCTTTTATTGAGCAGGCGAAAATTCTGATTGCCGCGACGCAGCAGGAGCCGGGCAATATAAGCTACAAGCTGTATGAGGATGCGGAGCAGCCCAGCCATTTTGTGATGCTGGAGGAATGGCAGGATCAGCAGGCGATTGACGAGCATAATGGATCGGCGCATTACACAGCATTCGCTGGCTTTGCACGCGGCGTATTGGCGGCACCGCCAGAACTTAAACTTTCTACACCAAAACAATAA
- a CDS encoding DUF1361 domain-containing protein — protein MADHLRAVTGRAIYLFLDWDVFLAWVPLGLSLIIELAAFYLKQKHTAVKTLILLPLGLVWLLFYPNAAYLITDLLHPFMRVQADGGGHFVQTMEFWQHLFIFLTAASVGVLVSVVSLYSLHQLIRQAFGAVTGWLFTVVVLLLSSFGIYIGRFVRWNTWDVWARPHVVFGQLYEIVTNAKAEVLLIPFTLSIFAFTLFFYVVLYAFTWMRR, from the coding sequence TTGGCAGATCACTTAAGAGCGGTGACAGGCCGCGCAATTTATTTATTTTTGGATTGGGATGTGTTTCTGGCGTGGGTTCCACTGGGGCTTTCCTTAATCATTGAGCTGGCAGCTTTTTATTTGAAGCAGAAGCATACAGCGGTGAAGACGCTGATTTTGCTGCCTCTCGGACTGGTATGGCTGCTCTTCTATCCAAACGCCGCTTATTTGATCACGGACCTGCTGCATCCCTTTATGCGAGTTCAGGCCGATGGGGGCGGGCATTTTGTCCAGACGATGGAATTTTGGCAGCATCTTTTTATTTTTCTGACGGCAGCTTCAGTCGGTGTGCTGGTAAGCGTCGTCTCGCTGTACTCGCTGCATCAGCTCATCCGTCAAGCCTTTGGCGCTGTTACTGGCTGGCTGTTCACTGTTGTTGTTTTGCTGCTCAGCAGCTTCGGCATCTATATTGGCAGGTTTGTACGCTGGAACACTTGGGATGTATGGGCACGACCGCATGTCGTATTCGGCCAGCTCTATGAGATCGTAACGAATGCGAAGGCAGAAGTACTGCTTATCCCCTTCACCTTGTCAATCTTTGCCTTCACTTTGTTTTTCTACGTAGTGCTTTACGCCTTTACTTGGATGAGGCGGTAG
- a CDS encoding sigma-70 family RNA polymerase sigma factor yields the protein MDEARTVIDFYKKELYRIGWRIQYQAKKQRKHECSLTYEPVRPDSDSDQMEQKLLVQQLLAALPSKLGRTVIHELYLQDKTEAQVAKALNMSQQAVNKWKQKTLKQLCQMLSS from the coding sequence ATGGATGAAGCGAGGACGGTTATTGATTTTTATAAAAAAGAACTCTACCGCATCGGCTGGCGCATCCAGTATCAGGCGAAAAAGCAGCGCAAGCATGAATGCTCGCTCACTTATGAGCCCGTCCGGCCGGATAGCGATTCCGACCAGATGGAGCAGAAATTATTAGTGCAGCAGCTGCTTGCTGCGCTCCCTTCAAAGCTGGGCCGAACAGTCATTCATGAGCTGTATTTGCAGGATAAGACGGAAGCGCAGGTGGCCAAGGCGCTGAACATGAGCCAGCAGGCGGTGAACAAATGGAAGCAAAAGACGCTGAAGCAGCTATGTCAGATGCTGAGTTCCTGA
- a CDS encoding DUF3169 family protein, with amino-acid sequence MSKGKSQKLQWVLIIVIGGLLGFGVSYFGMSNAGKLNFEGISVGFFRLDVIHMLFLLASIGTWAASVRYCLKFNQEEDKEKGERLLSSSMMLNTFGTYTAIVGSMTLLSQMIIEDIHGKPVLALLIISILLVLAHIRLQSLLFKVFNRNFPKRVFDTGRPFGAKQAYMDKLDEAEKFIVYKASYRAFNMINNTLYALVFVTFAYSALSSFQLFPFLLLLVLFIANNLAYFKETQKYQ; translated from the coding sequence ATGAGCAAGGGGAAATCGCAGAAGCTGCAGTGGGTGCTTATTATTGTTATAGGTGGATTATTAGGTTTTGGAGTAAGTTATTTTGGGATGTCGAATGCAGGGAAGCTGAATTTCGAGGGGATATCGGTGGGCTTTTTTCGCCTTGATGTCATCCATATGCTGTTTCTGCTCGCTTCTATTGGAACTTGGGCAGCCAGCGTAAGGTATTGTCTGAAGTTCAACCAGGAGGAGGATAAGGAGAAGGGGGAGAGGCTGCTCAGCTCCAGCATGATGCTGAACACCTTTGGCACGTATACGGCGATCGTTGGCAGCATGACGCTGCTTTCACAAATGATTATTGAGGACATACACGGCAAGCCTGTGCTTGCCCTTCTAATTATTTCGATTTTACTGGTGCTGGCACACATTCGGCTGCAATCGCTGCTATTTAAAGTGTTTAACCGCAATTTTCCGAAGCGGGTTTTTGACACCGGACGCCCTTTTGGAGCAAAACAGGCCTATATGGACAAGCTGGATGAGGCGGAGAAATTCATTGTGTATAAAGCGTCGTATCGCGCCTTCAACATGATTAATAATACGCTGTATGCGCTCGTATTTGTCACCTTTGCCTATTCCGCGCTAAGCAGCTTTCAATTGTTTCCGTTCCTCCTCCTGTTAGTTTTGTTTATTGCGAACAATTTGGCATATTTCAAGGAGACTCAGAAGTACCAGTAG
- a CDS encoding helix-turn-helix transcriptional regulator codes for MKLDNRVRELRARFRMSQSELAEAIDVSRQTISLIERGDYSPSVVLALKMAKLFKEPVEFIFILDDEGELQ; via the coding sequence ATGAAGCTCGATAATCGGGTTCGCGAATTAAGGGCTCGTTTTCGAATGAGCCAGTCGGAGCTGGCTGAAGCCATTGATGTCTCTCGGCAAACGATCAGCTTAATTGAACGGGGCGACTATTCACCATCAGTGGTTCTGGCGTTAAAGATGGCGAAGCTGTTTAAGGAGCCTGTGGAATTTATTTTTATATTGGATGATGAGGGGGAACTTCAATGA
- a CDS encoding CPBP family glutamic-type intramembrane protease yields the protein MLFGVTHILNALSGQNAVDTTIQIVYSLAVGLSLALLMVKNRNIVPLILFHFVHNLIQFLGNERTAIGPDLLSIAILAVHCVWLGMSLRKGKATA from the coding sequence ATGCTGTTTGGTGTCACGCATATTTTGAATGCTTTATCGGGGCAAAATGCGGTTGATACGACGATCCAAATCGTCTATTCCTTAGCGGTCGGCCTTTCCCTTGCGTTATTAATGGTGAAAAATCGCAACATTGTGCCGCTGATTTTGTTTCATTTTGTGCATAACCTAATTCAGTTTCTTGGCAATGAGCGTACCGCCATCGGCCCAGATCTGCTCAGTATCGCGATCCTTGCGGTGCATTGCGTTTGGTTAGGCATGAGTCTGAGAAAAGGGAAAGCAACAGCTTAA
- a CDS encoding ankyrin repeat domain-containing protein: protein METEWEERMVQACKSGNIEVIKTLISEGMDLNDLKNPAIVTASKQGKRPVFEFLLEQGADINAVSHVGSSALSHAVSWENAKAVEALLALGIDVALHGGLALRGAAGGRLDLVKMLVEAGAPVNFNEPDMVRPYGGTPLQAAAGIGHLPIVRYLLDAGADPSIKDSYGERAYTDAKRYKHKEVMELIYSYEPKELHDFDNRAAQLKKAGLPAAIIRDLGETSSRVEIPDCEQVSYIEFGSVLDVSELEYQGLKLLNLLVDMDNYSPLGMFVWVPAHKKFASYDVEHKELMMLPDATWAKLRKKPGAFIDRILDGEYEPLVLTD from the coding sequence ATGGAAACGGAATGGGAAGAGCGTATGGTGCAAGCTTGCAAGAGCGGGAATATTGAAGTAATCAAAACGCTTATTTCCGAAGGCATGGATTTGAATGATTTAAAAAATCCAGCAATCGTTACGGCTTCGAAGCAGGGCAAGCGCCCAGTATTCGAGTTTTTGCTGGAGCAGGGCGCGGACATTAATGCGGTATCTCATGTGGGCAGCTCTGCCTTGTCTCATGCTGTCAGCTGGGAAAATGCTAAGGCGGTAGAGGCGCTGCTGGCGCTCGGCATTGATGTGGCTCTACATGGCGGACTTGCTTTGCGAGGAGCAGCGGGCGGACGTCTGGATTTGGTTAAAATGCTGGTGGAGGCAGGCGCTCCCGTTAATTTTAATGAGCCGGATATGGTGCGCCCATATGGCGGAACGCCGCTGCAAGCGGCTGCTGGCATCGGGCATTTGCCGATCGTTCGTTATTTGCTGGACGCGGGCGCTGATCCATCGATTAAAGACAGCTATGGAGAGCGGGCTTACACGGACGCGAAGCGCTATAAGCACAAAGAAGTGATGGAACTCATCTATTCATACGAGCCGAAGGAGCTGCATGATTTCGATAACCGAGCGGCTCAATTGAAAAAAGCAGGCCTTCCTGCCGCCATTATCCGCGATCTGGGAGAGACGAGCAGCCGGGTTGAAATACCGGATTGTGAGCAGGTATCCTATATTGAGTTTGGTTCGGTTTTGGACGTCTCTGAACTGGAGTATCAGGGGCTCAAGCTGCTTAATTTACTTGTAGATATGGACAATTATTCGCCGCTGGGCATGTTCGTCTGGGTGCCGGCACATAAGAAATTCGCCAGCTACGATGTGGAGCATAAGGAGCTGATGATGCTGCCTGACGCGACATGGGCGAAGCTGAGGAAAAAGCCGGGGGCGTTCATCGACCGCATACTGGATGGTGAGTATGAGCCGCTCGTGCTTACGGACTAA